From one Peredibacter starrii genomic stretch:
- the recJ gene encoding single-stranded-DNA-specific exonuclease RecJ, which translates to MELTAQASTELNPVIVRLFKKRGFSPLEVQDMLSWNLKDIPELTNMIDLEKASKRLIQAISENETIGIYGDYDVDGTTSCALLWHFFKMLGVMAEVFQPSRFVEGYGVHNSSIDAAVEKNVKVLITVDCGITNVATAEYAKGKLDLIITDHHRDAAPTIPEAYAVVNPSRRDEPENSPLKPLAGVGVAFALALQIKNDLAKQGTETPSLYPLLQFVAIGTISDLARMSPLNLRLTRHGLKQIPTSGYPGIKAFFQPEELKVPMIASEKISFHVGPHINSKGRLDHPDRALKLLIADTFAECREHYTHLEVANRDRRMIQAEVFDEAKQDVIKTLNGQDLLINIMYQPHWHEGVIGIVASKLVETFEVPAIVFTNAEEEGVIKASCRSAGELNIFELLDQCKDLFIKFGGHKAAAGLSMKKENFHEFKKRMNELLKPIPASLRTKTKTFDVEVGIEEISSHLLKDLDKLEPFGPGHEKPVFRMKNAVIQSYRIMKDAHVRWTFTGRNSKISVQGISFNYLGKWNEMTPEELFELQGKSGLTVQFTLGVNRFNGNETIQLMVEKVMPGQIN; encoded by the coding sequence TCTAGAAGTTCAGGACATGTTGTCCTGGAACTTGAAAGACATCCCAGAACTTACAAACATGATTGATCTTGAGAAGGCCTCTAAGCGCCTGATCCAGGCCATTTCAGAAAATGAAACCATTGGGATCTATGGTGATTACGATGTAGATGGCACAACTTCATGTGCCCTTCTCTGGCACTTCTTCAAAATGCTGGGAGTGATGGCCGAAGTTTTCCAGCCAAGCCGATTTGTTGAAGGCTACGGCGTTCATAATTCTTCTATCGATGCAGCAGTTGAAAAGAACGTGAAAGTTCTTATCACCGTAGACTGTGGGATCACGAACGTGGCCACCGCCGAATACGCCAAAGGCAAATTAGATCTTATCATCACAGACCACCACCGAGATGCGGCCCCCACAATTCCGGAGGCCTATGCAGTGGTGAATCCAAGTCGTCGTGATGAACCGGAGAACTCTCCCCTAAAACCTCTGGCAGGTGTGGGTGTGGCCTTTGCTCTTGCTCTTCAAATTAAAAATGATCTCGCAAAACAAGGCACCGAAACTCCATCGCTCTACCCACTTCTGCAATTTGTGGCGATCGGAACCATTTCAGATCTTGCTCGTATGAGCCCGCTAAACTTAAGACTTACTCGTCACGGATTAAAACAAATCCCGACCTCAGGTTACCCGGGAATCAAGGCCTTCTTCCAACCGGAAGAACTTAAAGTGCCAATGATCGCAAGTGAGAAGATTTCTTTCCACGTGGGCCCGCATATCAACTCTAAGGGACGTCTGGATCACCCGGATCGTGCTCTTAAACTTTTAATTGCTGATACATTCGCTGAATGTCGTGAGCATTACACTCACCTTGAAGTTGCTAACCGGGATCGTCGTATGATTCAGGCGGAAGTTTTTGATGAGGCCAAACAGGACGTTATCAAAACTCTTAACGGACAGGATCTTCTGATCAACATCATGTACCAGCCACACTGGCATGAAGGTGTGATTGGAATTGTTGCTTCTAAGCTTGTTGAGACTTTTGAAGTTCCGGCGATTGTATTCACCAACGCTGAAGAAGAAGGTGTGATTAAAGCAAGCTGCCGCTCGGCGGGTGAGCTAAATATCTTCGAGCTTCTCGATCAGTGTAAAGACCTCTTCATTAAGTTCGGAGGCCACAAGGCCGCTGCCGGACTATCGATGAAAAAAGAAAACTTTCATGAGTTTAAAAAGCGCATGAACGAGTTACTAAAACCAATTCCAGCAAGTCTTCGCACGAAAACTAAAACATTCGATGTTGAAGTTGGAATCGAAGAAATTAGCTCTCACCTTCTGAAAGATCTGGATAAGCTTGAACCATTTGGTCCGGGCCATGAGAAGCCAGTGTTCCGCATGAAGAACGCTGTTATTCAGTCTTACCGAATCATGAAAGACGCTCACGTTCGTTGGACCTTCACTGGGAGAAATTCAAAAATTTCAGTTCAGGGAATTAGTTTCAATTATCTTGGTAAGTGGAATGAAATGACTCCAGAAGAGCTCTTTGAGCTACAGGGTAAGTCAGGTCTAACGGTTCAATTTACTCTTGGGGTTAATCGTTTCAATGGTAATGAAACGATTCAGCTGATGGTTGAGAAAGTGATGCCGGGGCAGATTAATTAA
- a CDS encoding peptidylprolyl isomerase has protein sequence MFGMMKQDKSNYKEDVNGLSAVFKTSMGEFEIELFVKDAPETVWNFVNLAEGRQKTNKEGNFYDGLIFHRVIRGFMIQGGCPEGSGRGGPGYRFGDEFKANRRHDSEGVLSMANAGPGTNGSQFFITLGPTPHLDGRHTVFGKVTRGMDVVKKIGDTPTGAMDRPRTDVVMESVTIKRS, from the coding sequence ATGTTCGGAATGATGAAACAAGACAAATCAAACTACAAAGAAGATGTTAATGGTCTATCGGCCGTTTTCAAAACATCAATGGGCGAGTTCGAAATCGAACTATTCGTAAAAGATGCCCCTGAGACAGTATGGAACTTCGTGAACCTTGCTGAAGGCAGACAGAAGACAAATAAAGAAGGTAACTTCTACGATGGTCTTATTTTTCACCGTGTGATTCGTGGATTCATGATTCAAGGTGGATGTCCTGAAGGTTCTGGTCGCGGTGGTCCTGGTTACCGTTTCGGTGATGAGTTCAAAGCTAACCGTCGTCACGATTCTGAAGGCGTTCTTTCTATGGCCAATGCTGGTCCAGGAACAAACGGTTCTCAGTTCTTCATCACTCTAGGCCCAACTCCGCACCTTGATGGTCGCCACACTGTATTCGGTAAAGTGACTCGTGGAATGGATGTTGTGAAGAAGATTGGTGATACTCCAACAGGTGCGATGGATCGTCCGCGTACTGATGTTGTGATGGAATCTGTTACAATTAAGCGTTCGTAA